TGTTCGGTCGTGAGTTTTCGAAAGATCGAGGCCTCTTGCGGAAGATATCCGAGTCCGAGCCGTGCCCGAAGGTACATCGGCAAATGCGTAACATCTTTACCGTTCAAAATGATCCTTCCGTGCTCGGATCGCTCGAGCCCGACGATCATATAGAAGGTCGTTGTCTTTCCGGCGCCGTTAGCTCCCAATAGCCCGACTATCTCACCTTCTTGTACCGACAATCTAACATCATCCACAACAAGGCGTCGCCCGTAGGTCTTTCTCAAGCCATCAGCGATAAGAGCATTATCGGCGGGCCGACTGCCGTTGCCGTTCGCGGGAGAATTCTTTGGACTGATTTCCTGATCCACCTGATATCCGGTTCAATTGGTTTTGACTTTATAGACCGATCGCAGCCTTCCTGACGGATCGCGCTGAGAACCGCCGACGCCGATGACACGATTGTCTTTGACGAACATCGTAACTTCGGTTCCTTGCGTCGCCCCGGCCTTTGCATCATCGATGCGGGCGGGGTTGCCGCGGATCACGAATTTGTCATCCGCCGCTATGTACTGGGCAAAATCACCGGTCGCCTTTCGGCCGGGCTGATTGATAATGACGCTGCCTTCGAGATCTGTACGCGTGATCTCATTACTTTCATCCAGGAAAATATTCGCGATAGCACCGGTGATCCGATCGCTGCCCTGCCGAATGTCTACATTGCTCTCGTACCGCAGTAGACGCCCGTCTCGTTTATAAATGATCCTGTCGGAAGCGACATAGACCGGCGATTTAGCAGCCTTGGCATCTGCTGACGGTTTCGTATCATATAACAGACTCTGGACGGCCCCTTCACCAAAAAGTTCACCTTCGACCTGTTTGATCGTTAACGTGTTTGCTCGCACGTAGTTATCGTCCTGCCAGGCTCGGGCATTGCCTTTGTACACTGCGACCTCCGATCGATGATCGATCGACGCGTTCGCCGCTGTTATGAAAACCGGTTTTCCCGATTGTGAAAACGGCGTTGCACCTCTTGTCTGAGTTTGGCTGTAGTAAGTGGTACTGACGCCCCCTCTTAATTCTGATCTTTGATTCTTGGTGTCCCAATCGATCTCTTTTGCTTTTCCACGTGCACGCGAATCCCATGCCGTCGGATCATTTCCACGGAGTCTGAGCATTCCTTCCGATGCCGAGTATTCGAATCGTCCGGACGACGCAGTTCGGTCAAGCTCTGAGAACTTCGCCTTTCCAATTGCAGTCATTGACGAGACGTCGTTAGACCCCTGATCGAAAGCGGCGGCAAGACTGTCAGCCGTGATGATCTGATCGCCGACCCCAGGCCTGGCAACCGTAGGTTTTCGTAAGGCCCGGGCACTGACCGACGCAATGCATGATCGGACATTGTTCCCTGTCGGAAAGAACTCGCAATCAAAACGCGGCGCGTTGATGGTCGTAAGATAATTTCGCTCGCCGGCGGTATGCGGGGTCACGATCAACTCAGCACTGCCAACTGCAGACGCCGTCTTCATGTTTTTGCCGTCAGCCGCAAATTCGGTTTTGACGGTATCGGCGACAACCTTTTTGTCTGCGGAATCCACACCGTTATTCGGAGCGGTCAATACAATGGTAGTGCGCCCCTCCGTCAATATTTCGCCTAAAGATCCAGCCGACTTAAAGAACGCTTTTATCGAGCGTTGAGCCGACAACGTCAGCAAAGTGAATTGCCCCGCCGTAGTCGGACTCATCTTGACCGTCGACCCTCCGACACTCGATGCATTCTTTATCTGGCCGTTCGCTTCAAATTCGGCATTGACCTCATTGCCGCTGATCTCAAGTATCCGTTCCGGCTGCGTCTGTTTCAAATAAGCATTTTGTCGGACGACAGCGCTTTTTAAGCTGCCGCTTTTGCTCAACAGCGCATTTATTGTCTCGCCTTTGACGATCTCAGCACCCTGAACGATCTCGGCACCGCCGTTCAACGCAAGCTTGCCGGCGGTACGCTCGTAAACCGCGTTGTTTGCGCGGATGGTGGTCGGCTGCTCACCTTCGGCCGTTACGATGTTCACGTTCTCACTGAGGTCAAAGCGATCCGGGAGCCGATCGTATTTTGCATAACCGGAGGAGATCTTCGTCGTCTGGCTGCCAGTTTCGACCACAGTAATGCCAACGTCGCGGAATAGCTCGGCCGACAGCAGGTCGTGGGTCGAGGCCTCGATCTTTGTCAATCTGACGACCCCGTCAGCTGAAGTGATCTCGACCGTTTTTCGCCCGGCCGCTGACTGCTCGGTAGAGACGATATTTACCCCACCGTTCATCTTTATCGTCTCGCTGACCTGATCGTAAATGGCCGAGCCCGTCTTGATCTTTGTCGCCGAATTGCGTGCGACATCGGCGGGATCGGCGTTTATCTCAATGCTCACGTCCTTTGCGAGCGTGATGCTCTTGGCACCCGCGTTGACGCTCGCACCGATCGAGGTTCCCTTGATGCCGCCGCGTTCAAACTTCACGAATTCTTCTGCGGTCGCGGTTTCAGCGGCTCGCTCATATTTCAATTGTTCCGTGTTTACCTTTAGAGCATCGCGGGTTTCGATCGCAACATCGCCGGCGAAGAACGCGGTGAAATCCTTGTTATCTCCGGGTATGTATATCGCCTTTTGCGAAGTGATCTTTTCGGAGCCGATGCCCGTCGCATTGAAAACCTCTATCAATACCCCTTCAAGTTCCTGATGTTGATCTGAAAAGGTCGTAGCTTTATCGGCCTTGACGTAATAGCGCAGAATGTCGCCGTCGACCTCTTTGCGTTCGTATGCATCTACCGTGGCGACGACGTCTTTTGAAAGCGAAGCCGGAAGGCTTTTCATTCGAAACTCGGCACTACCGGTGTTGCGATAGAACGCGATGGCTATGACGACCACGATCACACCGACAAGAATGACCGCCGCTGAACGGAAATAAAGCGGCAGCCTGGCGCGAACCGAGTAATCCTTTTCTTTGCCGGGCGTTACCGATGTCATCCGTTCAATTATGTTCTCTGATGTCTTCCACGACAAGTTGGAGCCTGGTATTTCCCTGCCATTTATTGGCTTCAGGGGTGTAAGCGAGTTGGATGCGAGTTCCGGGTGTCAGCGTTCGCCCGATTGATCGCTCAACGCCATCCCACCAGACGGCTTCAAATCGCCTCCCCCCGCTGTCGATCAGATAGAGTTTGAGGTGTTTGTCCTTCATCACCGTTGGGTCGAACCTTATCTCGAGCCCATCGGTCAAAAAAATTGGCTTCGGGTTGCCTGCGCCGAACGGTTCAAGCTTCGCTATCTCGTCAAGAAGTTCCAAAGAAAGGCTTTGTGACGCGACCCTCGCATCGATCCGCAAAGCCGGCGTACGATCTTCGACCGAGATCGCATTCTCGGCGTAAACGTTCAATCGATCTCGAAGCTCGTCGATGTTCTCCGCGCTCATTTTCATTCCGGCCGCAGCGGCATGGCCGCCGTATTGATCGAACAGATCGCCGCAGGAGGACAATGCATCGAGAAGGTGAAAGTTCGGAATGCTTCGTGCACTCCCGTGAGCAATGCCGTTCTCGGTCGAAAGAACGATCGATGGCCGGTGAAGCCTTTCGGCGATCCGTGAGGCTGCAAGGCCGATCACACCGCGATGCCAGCCTTCGCCTGCAACGACGATGAATCCGAGGTTACCGTTGCTCTCTGATTGTTCGATCGCCTTCTCCGTTATCAATTGCTGA
The DNA window shown above is from Chloracidobacterium sp. and carries:
- the lptC gene encoding LPS export ABC transporter periplasmic protein LptC produces the protein MTSVTPGKEKDYSVRARLPLYFRSAAVILVGVIVVVIAIAFYRNTGSAEFRMKSLPASLSKDVVATVDAYERKEVDGDILRYYVKADKATTFSDQHQELEGVLIEVFNATGIGSEKITSQKAIYIPGDNKDFTAFFAGDVAIETRDALKVNTEQLKYERAAETATAEEFVKFERGGIKGTSIGASVNAGAKSITLAKDVSIEINADPADVARNSATKIKTGSAIYDQVSETIKMNGGVNIVSTEQSAAGRKTVEITSADGVVRLTKIEASTHDLLSAELFRDVGITVVETGSQTTKISSGYAKYDRLPDRFDLSENVNIVTAEGEQPTTIRANNAVYERTAGKLALNGGAEIVQGAEIVKGETINALLSKSGSLKSAVVRQNAYLKQTQPERILEISGNEVNAEFEANGQIKNASSVGGSTVKMSPTTAGQFTLLTLSAQRSIKAFFKSAGSLGEILTEGRTTIVLTAPNNGVDSADKKVVADTVKTEFAADGKNMKTASAVGSAELIVTPHTAGERNYLTTINAPRFDCEFFPTGNNVRSCIASVSARALRKPTVARPGVGDQIITADSLAAAFDQGSNDVSSMTAIGKAKFSELDRTASSGRFEYSASEGMLRLRGNDPTAWDSRARGKAKEIDWDTKNQRSELRGGVSTTYYSQTQTRGATPFSQSGKPVFITAANASIDHRSEVAVYKGNARAWQDDNYVRANTLTIKQVEGELFGEGAVQSLLYDTKPSADAKAAKSPVYVASDRIIYKRDGRLLRYESNVDIRQGSDRITGAIANIFLDESNEITRTDLEGSVIINQPGRKATGDFAQYIAADDKFVIRGNPARIDDAKAGATQGTEVTMFVKDNRVIGVGGSQRDPSGRLRSVYKVKTN